A genomic segment from Halomonas sp. GD1P12 encodes:
- the hisF gene encoding imidazole glycerol phosphate synthase subunit HisF gives MSLAKRIIPCLDVDAGRVVKGVNFVGIRDAGDPVEIAKRYNQQGADEITFLDITASSDERATTVDMVSRIAGEVFIPLTVGGGIRSCDDIRTMLNAGADKVSINTAAVTNPEFVFEAAERFGSQCIVVAIDAKKVSGEGEPPRWEIFTHGGRKPTGLDAVEWAKKMVALGAGELLLTSMDRDGTKSGFDLGVTHAISEAVSVPVIASGGVGNLQHLVDGVIEGGADAVLAASIFHFSEYTIPEAKRYMAERGIEMRL, from the coding sequence ATGAGTCTGGCCAAACGCATCATTCCGTGTCTGGACGTCGACGCCGGCCGCGTCGTCAAGGGCGTGAACTTCGTCGGCATCCGCGATGCTGGCGACCCGGTGGAGATCGCCAAGCGCTATAACCAGCAGGGCGCCGACGAAATCACCTTTCTGGATATCACCGCAAGCTCTGACGAGCGCGCAACTACCGTCGACATGGTCTCGCGCATCGCCGGCGAGGTGTTCATTCCGCTCACCGTGGGCGGCGGTATCCGCAGCTGTGACGACATTCGCACCATGCTCAACGCCGGCGCTGACAAGGTCTCGATCAACACCGCCGCAGTAACCAACCCGGAGTTCGTCTTCGAGGCCGCCGAGCGCTTCGGCAGCCAGTGCATCGTGGTCGCCATCGACGCCAAGAAGGTGTCCGGTGAAGGCGAGCCGCCGCGCTGGGAGATTTTCACCCACGGCGGGCGTAAGCCCACCGGGCTCGATGCCGTCGAGTGGGCAAAAAAGATGGTGGCCCTCGGCGCCGGCGAGCTGCTTTTAACCAGCATGGACCGCGACGGCACCAAAAGCGGCTTCGATTTGGGCGTAACCCACGCCATTTCCGAGGCGGTGAGCGTACCGGTGATCGCCTCCGGCGGGGTGGGCAACCTGCAGCACCTGGTGGATGGCGTGATCGAAGGCGGCGCCGACGCGGTACTGGCGGCGAGCATTTTCCACTTCAGCGAATACACCATTCCGGAAGCCAAGCGCTACATGGCCGAGCGCGGCATCGAAATGCGCCTTTAG
- the radA gene encoding DNA repair protein RadA: MAKVKSAYVCTECGAEYRKWQGQCSSCQEWNTLSEVRLASARPGAGAPAQGRSGYAGDLSRDVVDLSKVDLSEVPRLSSTFAEFDRVLGGGLVPGSAVLLGGNPGAGKSTLLLQTACKLAQTRRIMYVTGEESLSQVAMRAHRLQLPTSGLKMLAETSVETILAVAEREKPEILVIDSIQTMHLEDISSAPGGVAQVRESSAALTRFAKQSNTVLLLVGHVTKDGTLAGPKVLEHMIDASLLLEGGADSRFRTLRGQKNRFGAVNELGVFAMLEQGMKEVKNPSAIFLSRQEEQAPGSLVMVVWEGTRPILVEVQALVDESALGNPRRVAVGVDQNRLAMLLAVLNRHGGLFTGDQDVFLNVVGGVKVLETSADLAVLLAVVSSLQNRALPKELVVFGEVGLSGEIRPVPSGQERISEAAKHGFLRAIVPRANAPKQPPKGMEVIAVDKLSDALEAL; the protein is encoded by the coding sequence GTGGCCAAAGTCAAAAGCGCCTATGTGTGCACCGAGTGCGGAGCCGAATACCGCAAGTGGCAGGGGCAGTGCTCGAGCTGCCAGGAATGGAATACCCTGAGCGAGGTGCGCCTGGCGAGCGCCCGGCCCGGTGCCGGGGCGCCCGCTCAGGGTCGAAGCGGCTACGCAGGAGATCTTTCCCGTGACGTGGTCGATCTGAGCAAGGTCGATTTGAGCGAGGTGCCAAGGCTGAGCTCCACCTTCGCCGAGTTCGACCGCGTGCTGGGCGGCGGGCTCGTGCCCGGCTCGGCGGTGCTGCTGGGCGGAAACCCGGGGGCGGGCAAGTCGACCCTGCTGCTGCAAACCGCCTGCAAGCTCGCTCAAACGCGGCGCATCATGTACGTCACCGGTGAGGAGTCGCTTTCCCAGGTCGCCATGCGCGCCCACCGCCTGCAGCTACCCACCAGCGGGCTCAAGATGCTGGCCGAAACCAGCGTCGAAACGATTCTTGCCGTTGCCGAGCGCGAAAAGCCGGAAATACTGGTGATCGACTCGATCCAGACCATGCACCTCGAGGACATTAGCTCCGCCCCCGGCGGCGTGGCCCAGGTGCGCGAATCCTCGGCCGCGCTCACCCGCTTTGCCAAGCAGAGCAACACGGTACTGCTGCTGGTCGGCCACGTGACGAAAGACGGCACCCTGGCCGGCCCCAAGGTGCTCGAGCACATGATCGATGCCTCGCTTCTGCTCGAAGGCGGCGCCGACTCGCGCTTTAGAACTCTACGGGGGCAGAAAAACCGCTTCGGCGCGGTGAACGAACTCGGCGTCTTCGCGATGCTCGAGCAGGGCATGAAAGAGGTCAAGAACCCCAGCGCGATCTTTCTCTCCCGTCAGGAAGAGCAGGCGCCGGGGAGTCTGGTCATGGTGGTGTGGGAAGGCACGCGGCCGATTCTGGTCGAGGTGCAGGCACTGGTGGACGAGTCGGCGCTGGGTAATCCGCGCCGTGTGGCGGTGGGGGTCGATCAGAACCGACTGGCGATGCTGCTCGCCGTGCTCAACCGCCACGGCGGGCTCTTTACCGGCGACCAGGACGTGTTTCTGAACGTGGTCGGCGGCGTCAAGGTGCTGGAAACGAGCGCCGATCTTGCGGTACTGCTGGCTGTGGTGTCGAGCCTGCAAAACCGGGCGCTGCCGAAGGAGCTGGTGGTGTTCGGCGAGGTGGGGCTGTCCGGCGAGATTCGTCCGGTACCCAGCGGCCAGGAGCGCATTTCCGAGGCCGCCAAACACGGCTTTTTACGCGCGATCGTGCCGAGGGCCAACGCGCCGAAGCAGCCGCCCAAGGGCATGGAAGTCATCGCCGTGGATAAGTTGAGCGATGCGCTGGAAGCGCTTTAA
- a CDS encoding copper resistance protein NlpE → MQFRSLLAGSAMLALLAGCASGQTDQQGQDAPAMSASQATYQGTLPCRNCDGIDLNVTLEGEETSAPQERTFDLTASYRNHPQTPPDENYSGNWEVLTGTPSDSNATVYELTPNGDGQIYYFQKISEQTLELIDPERRRFENGEMLQLQRR, encoded by the coding sequence ATGCAATTTCGGAGTTTGCTAGCCGGTTCGGCTATGTTGGCACTACTGGCGGGCTGCGCATCGGGCCAGACCGATCAGCAGGGCCAGGACGCTCCCGCCATGAGCGCGTCTCAGGCCACCTATCAGGGAACGCTGCCGTGCCGCAACTGTGATGGCATCGACCTCAACGTGACGCTGGAAGGTGAAGAGACCAGCGCCCCGCAGGAGCGGACGTTCGACCTGACGGCAAGCTATCGTAACCATCCCCAGACCCCGCCGGACGAAAACTACTCCGGTAACTGGGAAGTGCTGACCGGCACGCCGTCGGATTCCAACGCGACCGTTTATGAGCTGACGCCCAACGGCGATGGACAGATCTACTACTTCCAGAAAATCAGCGAACAAACGCTCGAGTTGATCGACCCGGAACGTCGTCGCTTCGAGAACGGTGAAATGCTGCAGCTGCAGCGCCGGTAA
- the selD gene encoding selenide, water dikinase SelD yields the protein MSSIRLTQYSHGAGCGCKIAPDVLDSILAKAGPSAGHKQLIVGNQGREDAAVFDLGDGRGMISTTDFFMPIVDDPFDFGRIAATNAISDIYAMGGTPVMALSILGWPVDKLAPEIAGDVVAGAQGVCREHGVALAGGHSIDSTEPIFGLAVNGLIQLDQLKLNSGAKPGDLLFLTKPLGVGLLTTAEKRGLLEAGHHGLARETMLKSNRIGVELAKVKGLNAMTDVTGFGLAGHLSEICSASNVMAQIDFRRLPRLAEAEAYRRQGAVPGGTLRNHEALGGQLKPMDEAHWQWLCDPQTSGGLLLSVDPAWEDDVERIGREHGLDLQPFGTMKAREGDALIDVVG from the coding sequence ATGAGTTCGATTCGACTGACCCAATATAGCCACGGCGCCGGCTGCGGCTGCAAGATCGCCCCGGACGTGCTCGACAGCATTCTGGCCAAGGCGGGCCCGAGCGCCGGCCACAAGCAGCTCATCGTGGGCAACCAGGGGCGCGAAGACGCTGCCGTGTTCGATTTGGGCGATGGCCGGGGCATGATCTCGACCACCGACTTCTTCATGCCGATCGTCGATGACCCCTTCGATTTCGGGCGTATTGCCGCGACCAACGCGATCAGCGATATCTACGCCATGGGCGGTACGCCGGTGATGGCGCTGAGTATTCTCGGCTGGCCGGTCGACAAGCTTGCCCCGGAGATCGCCGGCGACGTGGTGGCCGGTGCCCAGGGCGTGTGCCGCGAGCACGGCGTGGCGCTGGCCGGCGGGCACTCCATCGACTCCACCGAGCCCATTTTTGGCTTGGCGGTGAACGGGCTGATCCAGCTCGACCAGCTCAAGCTCAATAGCGGCGCCAAACCCGGCGACCTGCTCTTTCTGACCAAGCCGCTCGGCGTGGGCCTTTTGACCACCGCCGAAAAGCGCGGCCTGCTGGAAGCGGGCCACCATGGCCTGGCCCGCGAAACCATGCTCAAATCCAACCGCATCGGCGTGGAGCTTGCCAAAGTGAAGGGGCTCAACGCCATGACCGATGTCACCGGGTTTGGTCTGGCCGGCCATCTCAGCGAGATCTGCAGTGCCAGCAACGTCATGGCGCAGATCGATTTTCGCCGGCTGCCGCGCCTTGCCGAGGCCGAAGCCTACCGCCGCCAGGGCGCGGTGCCCGGCGGCACGCTCAGAAATCACGAAGCGCTGGGTGGGCAGCTCAAACCGATGGACGAAGCGCACTGGCAGTGGCTGTGCGATCCCCAAACCTCCGGCGGTCTTCTGCTCAGCGTCGACCCGGCCTGGGAGGATGACGTGGAGCGCATTGGCCGCGAGCACGGGCTCGATCTTCAGCCCTTCGGCACCATGAAGGCGCGGGAAGGCGATGCACTGATCGATGTGGTCGGCTAG
- a CDS encoding YjaG family protein yields MVAKPSGFYQLLQTLPLNAQQAFMAALCERLIPNYALYEQTTGQGDSHTLKTVLSLVWERLQVPGASIDFARQAEKLAECEPPEDDDSFGARRALDAVVAVNALLDTLQGDAGEAVLDVSRTSRAGVRAFIELTEGEVDARKLALIIRDHPLMEDENDFQDAVLEAVSAPLDKAALKELRVLGRNGGVSNLGLSLDDDA; encoded by the coding sequence ATGGTGGCCAAACCCTCTGGATTTTATCAGCTTCTTCAGACGCTTCCGCTGAACGCCCAGCAGGCCTTCATGGCCGCGCTTTGTGAGCGCCTGATACCCAACTATGCGCTGTACGAGCAAACCACCGGCCAGGGCGACAGCCACACGCTCAAGACCGTGCTGAGCCTTGTGTGGGAGCGCTTGCAGGTACCCGGCGCGAGTATCGATTTCGCCCGCCAGGCCGAGAAGCTTGCCGAGTGCGAGCCGCCGGAAGACGACGACAGCTTCGGCGCGCGGCGCGCGCTGGATGCGGTGGTCGCGGTGAACGCGCTGCTCGACACGCTACAGGGGGACGCCGGAGAGGCGGTGCTGGATGTCAGCCGTACCTCGCGGGCCGGCGTGCGCGCCTTCATCGAGCTGACCGAAGGCGAAGTGGACGCCCGGAAACTTGCGCTGATCATTCGCGACCACCCGCTCATGGAGGACGAAAACGACTTTCAGGACGCGGTGCTCGAGGCGGTCAGCGCGCCGCTCGACAAGGCCGCGCTCAAGGAACTGCGTGTGCTCGGGCGCAACGGCGGCGTCAGTAATTTGGGGCTTAGCCTGGACGACGACGCCTGA
- a CDS encoding type 1 glutamine amidotransferase codes for MHIHLLQHGPHHGPARLTDWLDSMGHSYTVFHLFDGELTPRPGECDALIVLDGPEELIQTPPAWSRAEKKLLNRYLDGQRPVLGIGLGALWIAEALEAVIAPGTYPETGWHGVTLAPESPFDLPERFEAFMWHRYVFSLPDAALPLGGSDAAPLQGFAWDAGRVMGLLCHFEVTAQSAAELFAHPPAAPATAAGQRYLQSEAAILETPQRFHGLAPLLDRVMLQWLARA; via the coding sequence ATGCATATTCATCTACTACAGCACGGCCCGCACCACGGCCCCGCCCGCCTGACCGACTGGCTCGACAGCATGGGCCACAGCTACACGGTTTTTCATCTGTTCGACGGCGAGCTGACCCCGCGCCCCGGCGAGTGCGATGCGCTCATCGTGCTCGACGGCCCGGAGGAGTTGATTCAAACCCCGCCCGCCTGGTCCAGAGCGGAGAAAAAACTTTTGAACCGCTACCTGGACGGCCAGCGTCCGGTGCTCGGCATCGGTTTGGGGGCGCTGTGGATTGCCGAGGCGCTGGAGGCGGTGATCGCCCCAGGCACCTACCCGGAAACCGGCTGGCACGGCGTTACGCTTGCCCCGGAAAGCCCGTTCGATCTTCCCGAGCGCTTCGAGGCGTTCATGTGGCACCGCTACGTGTTCAGCCTGCCGGATGCCGCCCTGCCGCTGGGCGGCAGTGACGCCGCCCCGCTTCAGGGCTTTGCCTGGGATGCCGGGCGAGTGATGGGGCTTTTGTGTCACTTCGAGGTCACCGCCCAAAGTGCCGCCGAGCTTTTCGCGCACCCGCCCGCCGCGCCGGCCACGGCCGCCGGCCAACGCTATCTGCAAAGCGAAGCGGCCATTCTGGAAACCCCCCAGCGCTTTCACGGCCTGGCACCGCTACTTGATCGCGTCATGCTGCAGTGGCTGGCCCGCGCCTAG
- the mnmH gene encoding tRNA 2-selenouridine(34) synthase MnmH has product MRNDVPATTQLIHKGTPLIDVRAPVEFAQGSLPGAVNLPLMVDEERHQVGIAYKEHGQQAAIALGERLVSGEVKRARIAAWREYLSRHPDALIYCFRGGLRSQIATTWLAEEGVDVPRIAGGWKEMRRALCERIDQAAEQPMLVVAGLTGSAKTVLINRLENGIDLEACANHKGSAFGRQVEAPTTQIDFEHTLAVQLLDRPGKLVMEDESRQIGNANIPLTFWHAMEKAPRIRVEMPLDWRLDQLRHDYIEALEAAFVARFGAEEGRARMKEQLSNSLKRLAKRLGNARLQRLQRLQALAFDAHDLGNTQAHEAWLGPLLTEYYDPLYRYHLERRQSAPAELHVGDWESCLDAARQWSA; this is encoded by the coding sequence ATGAGAAATGACGTACCCGCCACGACCCAGCTGATTCACAAGGGCACGCCGCTGATCGACGTGCGCGCGCCGGTCGAGTTTGCTCAGGGGAGCCTTCCTGGTGCGGTCAACCTGCCGCTGATGGTCGACGAGGAGCGCCATCAGGTCGGTATCGCCTACAAGGAGCACGGCCAACAGGCGGCGATCGCCCTGGGCGAGCGGTTGGTTAGCGGCGAGGTCAAGCGGGCGCGTATTGCGGCCTGGCGCGAGTATCTGTCACGCCACCCGGACGCGCTGATCTACTGCTTTCGCGGCGGCCTGCGCTCGCAGATCGCCACGACATGGCTTGCCGAGGAGGGCGTCGATGTGCCCCGGATTGCGGGGGGCTGGAAAGAGATGCGCCGCGCACTTTGCGAGCGTATCGATCAGGCCGCCGAGCAGCCCATGCTGGTGGTGGCCGGGCTGACAGGTTCTGCCAAGACCGTACTGATCAACCGTCTCGAAAACGGCATCGACCTGGAGGCCTGTGCCAACCACAAGGGCTCGGCGTTTGGCCGCCAGGTCGAGGCGCCCACGACGCAAATCGATTTCGAGCACACGCTTGCAGTGCAGCTGCTGGACCGCCCCGGTAAGCTGGTGATGGAGGATGAGTCGCGCCAGATCGGCAATGCCAACATTCCTCTCACTTTCTGGCACGCGATGGAAAAAGCACCACGCATTCGCGTCGAGATGCCGCTGGACTGGCGTCTGGATCAGCTTCGTCATGATTATATCGAAGCGCTGGAGGCGGCGTTCGTGGCGCGGTTTGGCGCCGAGGAAGGCCGTGCGCGCATGAAAGAGCAGCTCTCCAATAGCCTGAAGCGGCTAGCCAAGCGGCTGGGCAATGCGCGCCTGCAGCGCCTTCAGCGGTTGCAGGCGCTGGCCTTCGATGCCCACGACCTGGGCAACACCCAGGCCCACGAAGCCTGGCTTGGCCCGCTTCTGACCGAATACTACGACCCGCTCTACCGTTATCACCTGGAGCGGCGCCAGAGTGCCCCGGCGGAGCTTCATGTGGGCGACTGGGAGAGCTGCCTGGACGCCGCCCGTCAGTGGAGCGCCTAG
- the hisC gene encoding histidinol-phosphate transaminase, giving the protein MSQFWSPAVRSLTPYVPGEQPVERLIKLNTNENPYPPAPGVGQALRDYATDHLRLYPDPTSRALRQTLADTFDVDLEQTFVGNGSDEVLAFAFQAFFCHGAPLDAPAITYSFYPVYAKLYGIELRQHPLNAQWEVDLDALTASAARSGVILANPNAPTGHAHSLENIEALLKRVPDRVVLVDEAYVDFGADSAVALIKRYPNLLVTGTFSKSRSLAGLRLGYAIGSPALIEGLQRVKDSFNSFPVDSLASVLGIEALKDQAHFDACRNHVIATRERTRERLEALGFEVLPSKANFVLTQHPDFQGAQLFAGLRERGILVRHFNTDILGNFLRITIGTDDEMDSLMEALESICR; this is encoded by the coding sequence ATGAGCCAATTCTGGAGCCCCGCCGTCCGGTCGCTGACCCCGTACGTGCCCGGCGAACAGCCCGTCGAGCGTCTGATCAAGCTCAACACCAATGAAAACCCCTATCCGCCGGCCCCGGGCGTGGGTCAGGCGCTGCGCGATTACGCCACCGACCACTTGCGCCTCTACCCGGACCCGACCTCCCGCGCGCTTCGACAGACGCTGGCCGATACGTTCGACGTCGACCTGGAGCAGACGTTTGTCGGCAACGGCTCCGATGAGGTGCTGGCCTTCGCCTTCCAGGCCTTTTTCTGCCACGGCGCGCCGCTCGATGCGCCGGCCATTACCTATAGCTTTTACCCGGTCTACGCCAAGCTGTACGGGATCGAACTTCGCCAGCATCCGCTCAACGCCCAGTGGGAAGTCGACCTCGACGCCCTGACCGCGAGCGCCGCGCGCAGCGGCGTCATCCTGGCCAACCCCAATGCGCCTACCGGCCACGCCCACTCGCTCGAGAACATCGAGGCACTTCTCAAGCGGGTACCGGATCGCGTGGTGCTGGTCGATGAGGCCTACGTCGACTTCGGCGCCGATAGCGCCGTTGCGCTCATCAAACGCTACCCGAACCTGCTGGTGACCGGTACGTTCTCCAAATCAAGAAGCCTTGCCGGCCTACGGCTGGGCTATGCGATCGGCTCGCCGGCGCTGATCGAGGGGCTGCAGCGGGTCAAGGACTCCTTCAACTCCTTCCCGGTGGATAGCCTGGCCAGTGTGTTGGGTATCGAGGCGCTCAAGGATCAGGCGCACTTCGACGCCTGCCGCAACCATGTGATCGCCACTCGCGAACGCACCCGCGAACGCCTCGAGGCGCTAGGCTTTGAGGTACTGCCGTCAAAAGCCAACTTCGTGCTGACGCAGCACCCCGACTTTCAAGGCGCCCAGCTCTTCGCCGGCCTTCGTGAGCGCGGCATTCTGGTACGCCACTTCAACACGGATATTCTGGGCAACTTCCTGCGCATCACCATCGGCACCGATGATGAAATGGATAGCCTGATGGAAGCGTTGGAAAGCATTTGTCGTTAA